From one Pontibacillus sp. HMF3514 genomic stretch:
- a CDS encoding malate:quinone oxidoreductase codes for MSKNYHKTDAILIGAGIMSATLGTLLKELAPNWNIRVFEKLERAGEESSNVWNNAGTGHAALCELNYTNEQPDGSIDITKAINVNEQFQVSKQFWSYLVNSNKIRNPQDFIMPLPHMSFVQGDQNVEFLRKRYQTMGDHPLFRDMEFSDDPEQLKQWIPLMMNERTTNEPIAATKIDSGTDVNFGSITRKMFDQLESQDVEVNYSHSVQDIKRNSDGEWEVKVYDMVNHRLEYHTTDFVFIGGGGGSLHLLQKTGIPESKHIGGFPVSGLFMVCNNPEVVAEHHAKVYGKAKVGAPPMSVPHLDTRFIDNEKSLLFGPFAGFSPRFLKTGSMLDLLTSVKSDNFVTMSAAGMKNASLTKYLIEQVISSKEQRMEDLREFIPNAKSEDWHLVEAGQRVQIIKDTDTEGKGTLQFGTEVVSSSDGSVAALLGASPGASTAVHVMLEVIEKCFPEHVKEWEPKIKEMIPSYGVSLGENPELLQEIHASTAETLGLNGKEAVYS; via the coding sequence ATGAGCAAAAATTATCATAAAACAGACGCTATCCTAATTGGTGCAGGAATTATGAGTGCCACATTAGGGACGTTGTTGAAAGAATTAGCACCAAATTGGAATATTAGAGTGTTTGAGAAACTTGAAAGAGCAGGGGAAGAGAGTTCAAATGTATGGAATAATGCAGGTACCGGACATGCTGCATTATGCGAATTAAACTATACGAATGAACAACCTGATGGATCAATTGATATTACGAAAGCGATAAATGTGAATGAACAATTTCAGGTTTCAAAGCAATTTTGGTCTTACCTTGTAAACAGTAATAAAATACGTAACCCACAAGATTTTATTATGCCATTACCTCATATGAGCTTTGTGCAAGGGGATCAAAACGTCGAATTTTTGAGAAAGCGTTATCAAACAATGGGGGACCATCCATTATTTCGAGATATGGAGTTTTCTGATGATCCAGAGCAACTAAAGCAATGGATTCCACTTATGATGAATGAACGAACAACGAATGAACCTATAGCAGCAACAAAAATTGATTCTGGAACAGATGTGAACTTCGGATCAATTACTCGTAAAATGTTTGATCAATTAGAAAGCCAAGACGTCGAGGTAAACTACAGCCATAGTGTTCAAGATATTAAGCGAAATAGCGATGGCGAGTGGGAAGTAAAAGTATATGATATGGTTAACCATAGACTTGAATACCATACAACTGACTTTGTCTTTATCGGTGGTGGTGGAGGTAGTCTGCACTTACTTCAGAAAACGGGTATTCCTGAATCGAAACACATTGGAGGATTTCCGGTAAGTGGGTTATTTATGGTTTGTAATAATCCAGAAGTGGTAGCAGAGCATCATGCCAAAGTGTATGGTAAGGCAAAGGTAGGCGCACCGCCTATGTCTGTGCCTCACCTAGATACCAGATTTATCGACAATGAGAAATCACTGCTATTTGGACCGTTTGCCGGCTTTTCACCAAGATTTTTAAAAACTGGATCTATGCTTGATTTGTTAACATCTGTAAAATCAGATAATTTTGTAACAATGTCAGCAGCTGGCATGAAAAACGCATCTTTAACGAAGTATTTAATCGAACAAGTGATATCATCAAAAGAACAGCGTATGGAAGATCTGCGAGAGTTTATCCCTAACGCAAAAAGCGAGGATTGGCACTTAGTAGAAGCAGGACAGCGTGTGCAAATTATTAAAGATACGGATACGGAAGGGAAAGGAACGCTTCAATTCGGTACTGAAGTAGTCAGTTCTTCTGATGGCTCGGTGGCTGCGTTGTTAGGAGCATCTCCAGGTGCTTCTACTGCTGTTCACGTCATGTTAGAAGTTATAGAAAAATGCTTCCCGGAACATGTGAAAGAATGGGAGCCTAAAATAAAAGAAATGATTCCTTCTTATGGGGTGTCGCTTGGAGAGAATCCGGAGCTTCTGCAGGAGATTCATGCTTCGACTGCGGAGACGCTTGGGTTGAATGGTAAAGAGGCAGTTTATAGTTGA
- a CDS encoding glycosyltransferase, with translation MKNQRTLKIAHFGRYGEGDTDIVRSMYLSLCNLGHKVQEWNTGEHPEWVYNPRNHVGGNGPVYIKLSQIREKLIDFNPDLIICNAGGLTFKKQDMNWLKDRGIPVLGISLSDPDVFSTVSKYAKHFTWHTTNSLLTYEKYKNEGFTNIYHMPFGIDSRFFKDRSTDPGYEADVAVIGHGRPDRYPIAEELCKNFNTKLYGRNWTTTPKCRRGEVRGEEWFKAAYSTKILVNFPRTVKGYTNIKVGVLEATATGKLLFTEYFDEMEKLFEYGHEVIGYQTKEDLVDKIRFYLQNPEEAKRIGQNGKERCKREHTWEKRFDKLFAEIGLLN, from the coding sequence ATGAAAAATCAAAGAACATTAAAGATCGCTCACTTTGGAAGGTATGGTGAAGGTGATACAGATATTGTAAGAAGTATGTATTTATCCTTATGTAATTTAGGTCATAAAGTTCAGGAATGGAATACAGGAGAACATCCTGAGTGGGTATATAACCCTCGAAACCATGTTGGAGGGAATGGTCCAGTTTATATTAAGTTATCCCAAATAAGGGAAAAATTAATAGACTTTAATCCAGATTTAATAATCTGTAATGCAGGAGGACTTACCTTTAAAAAACAAGATATGAATTGGTTAAAAGATAGGGGGATTCCTGTTCTTGGAATCAGTTTAAGTGATCCCGACGTATTCAGTACTGTTTCAAAATACGCAAAACATTTCACTTGGCATACCACCAATTCGTTATTGACATATGAAAAATACAAAAATGAAGGTTTTACGAATATATATCATATGCCATTTGGAATTGATAGTCGTTTTTTTAAAGATAGATCAACTGACCCAGGATATGAAGCAGATGTAGCTGTTATAGGGCACGGTCGTCCAGATCGATATCCTATTGCAGAAGAATTATGTAAGAATTTTAACACAAAGCTGTATGGAAGGAATTGGACTACAACACCTAAATGTAGAAGGGGAGAAGTAAGAGGTGAAGAGTGGTTTAAAGCGGCCTATTCAACAAAAATATTGGTTAATTTTCCACGCACAGTAAAAGGTTATACAAATATAAAGGTTGGTGTACTTGAAGCAACAGCAACAGGAAAGTTGTTATTTACTGAGTATTTTGATGAAATGGAAAAACTTTTTGAATACGGTCATGAAGTCATTGGATATCAAACTAAAGAAGATCTAGTTGATAAAATTCGTTTTTATTTACAAAATCCTGAAGAGGCAAAAAGAATTGGTCAGAATGGTAAAGAGCGTTGCAAAAGAGAACATACATGGGAAAAAAGGTTTGATAAATTATTTGCAGAAATTGGGTTACTAAACTAA
- a CDS encoding polysaccharide pyruvyl transferase family protein gives MNYYSQFIDMAHAYKIPIYFYGIGIGPFKEKAAEEYAITLLRKGEMIAVRDPNSFQFVKKHIDNEKISLITDPAMCLKAVPPERRKQILKKEKLPSNYKLVGICLRPWFFKGKKEQELLKKIGQVGEELYKQYNVRFVLIPFSQYQGDITLMKRVKQYLPKGSSYFINPKNKSSKYIQGLCSSLSLMIGMRLHSLILAASQNVPVIGLSYDPKVNHFMRSIKQEQFLFSYNTVTNKQLLESAQLILNGDINKENYISTIQNMKQKCLAKLSEA, from the coding sequence ATGAATTATTATAGTCAATTTATTGATATGGCACATGCTTACAAAATTCCAATCTATTTTTATGGAATTGGTATCGGACCATTCAAGGAGAAAGCAGCGGAAGAATATGCTATAACCTTATTGCGTAAGGGTGAAATGATTGCTGTTAGGGATCCTAATTCATTTCAATTCGTAAAGAAACATATCGATAATGAAAAGATTAGTCTTATTACAGATCCGGCAATGTGTTTAAAAGCAGTTCCTCCTGAGAGAAGGAAGCAGATTTTGAAAAAAGAAAAGTTACCATCAAATTATAAGCTAGTTGGTATTTGTTTAAGACCATGGTTTTTTAAAGGAAAAAAGGAACAAGAGTTGTTGAAAAAAATTGGTCAAGTAGGGGAGGAACTTTATAAACAATATAACGTTCGATTTGTCTTGATCCCTTTTAGTCAGTATCAAGGCGATATTACATTAATGAAAAGAGTTAAACAATATTTACCTAAAGGTTCCAGTTATTTCATTAACCCGAAAAATAAATCATCTAAATATATTCAAGGGTTATGTAGTAGTCTTTCACTTATGATTGGGATGAGATTACATTCCCTAATTTTAGCAGCATCTCAAAACGTTCCAGTAATTGGTCTATCCTATGACCCAAAAGTTAATCACTTTATGAGATCTATTAAACAAGAACAGTTCCTATTTTCATATAACACGGTTACCAATAAGCAGCTACTAGAATCAGCACAACTCATTTTAAATGGGGACATAAATAAAGAGAACTATATATCGACTATACAAAATATGAAACAGAAGTGTTTGGCTAAATTATCAGAAGCGTAG
- the ahpF gene encoding alkyl hydroperoxide reductase subunit F, with translation MLEADIKSQLEQYLQLMENDILLKVSAGSDDVSKEMLALVEELASMSSKINYEEAELSRTPSFSVNRIGEDTGVTFAGIPLGHEFTSLVLALLQVSGRAPKIDQDKIDQIKNISGEYNFESYVSLSCHNCPDVVQALNMMSILNPGITHTMIDGATFKDEAESKNVMAVPSVHLNGEFFSGGRMTLEEILDKLVEGPSAEELSSKDPYDVLVVGGGPAGASAAIYAARKGIRTGIVAERFGGQVLDTMSIENFISVSHTEGPKLVSSLEEHVKDYDIDVMNLQRASGLQKNDMFELELDNGAVLKSKSVIVSTGARWRQLGVPGEKEFQNKGVAYCPHCDGPLFEGKDVAVIGGGNSGVEAAIDLAGIVKHVTVLEFGAEMKADEVLQNRLHSLPNVTVKTNAQTTEITGTDNVDGLTYIDRETEEEHRIDLEGVFVQIGLIPNTEWLEGVDTNRIGEIVVDKTNATNIPGLYAAGDVTDNPNNQIIIAMGDGANASLGAFDYLIRN, from the coding sequence ATGCTTGAAGCAGATATTAAGTCACAATTAGAACAATATCTCCAATTAATGGAGAATGATATACTGCTTAAAGTTAGTGCAGGTTCAGATGATGTATCTAAGGAGATGCTAGCTCTTGTCGAAGAGCTAGCATCTATGTCTTCTAAGATTAATTATGAGGAAGCAGAACTATCTAGAACCCCTAGCTTTAGTGTAAATCGTATTGGAGAAGACACTGGAGTTACGTTTGCTGGTATTCCTTTAGGACATGAGTTTACTTCTCTAGTGTTAGCTCTTCTACAAGTGAGCGGTAGAGCTCCTAAGATTGATCAAGACAAAATTGATCAAATTAAAAATATCAGCGGAGAGTACAACTTTGAATCATACGTAAGCTTAAGCTGTCATAATTGTCCTGATGTTGTACAAGCCCTAAACATGATGAGTATTTTAAACCCAGGAATTACTCATACCATGATTGATGGTGCAACGTTCAAGGATGAAGCAGAGAGCAAAAATGTTATGGCAGTACCATCTGTTCACTTAAATGGTGAATTCTTTAGTGGCGGTCGTATGACACTTGAAGAAATCCTTGATAAGTTAGTTGAGGGCCCAAGTGCTGAAGAGCTTTCAAGTAAAGATCCTTACGATGTCCTTGTTGTCGGCGGAGGTCCTGCTGGCGCAAGTGCCGCAATCTATGCTGCACGTAAAGGCATCCGCACAGGCATCGTTGCAGAGCGCTTTGGTGGACAAGTTCTTGACACAATGAGCATTGAAAACTTTATCAGCGTATCCCATACAGAAGGCCCTAAACTTGTCTCAAGCCTAGAGGAACACGTCAAAGATTATGATATTGATGTCATGAATCTTCAGCGTGCAAGCGGCTTACAAAAGAATGATATGTTCGAACTTGAGCTCGATAATGGTGCAGTTCTGAAAAGTAAAAGTGTCATTGTATCAACAGGCGCTCGCTGGCGTCAGCTCGGAGTTCCTGGTGAAAAGGAATTCCAAAACAAAGGCGTAGCGTATTGCCCTCACTGTGATGGACCATTGTTTGAAGGAAAAGACGTAGCTGTTATCGGTGGGGGTAACTCTGGAGTTGAAGCAGCGATTGACCTTGCAGGTATCGTTAAACATGTAACGGTCCTTGAGTTTGGTGCAGAAATGAAAGCAGATGAAGTTCTACAGAATCGCCTGCACAGCCTTCCAAACGTTACAGTCAAAACCAATGCCCAAACAACCGAAATCACAGGTACAGACAACGTCGACGGCCTAACCTATATCGATCGCGAAACCGAAGAAGAACACCGCATTGATTTAGAAGGAGTCTTCGTCCAAATCGGACTTATTCCAAACACTGAATGGCTTGAAGGCGTTGACACGAACCGCATTGGTGAAATCGTAGTCGATAAGACAAACGCTACAAACATCCCTGGCCTATACGCAGCAGGAGATGTCACAGACAATCCTAACAATCAGATCATCATTGCCATGGGCGATGGTGCAAATGCTTCATTAGGGGCTTTTGATTATCTGATTCGGAACTAA